ACTGACACAAGAGGCTTCTTCCGGTCAAAACATATCTACTGTTGTTAGAAATAATTAACCTAAAATGTATTATTGGCCCTCAACCATTCAATCGTCACACATGGAAAACGTATAATTGTTCACATATTCAAGTTACTATGGAAAACACACAGATGCACCCTggcataaaatatttaataagtaGCCAATTAAGTTGCAAAGATGGTTAAGATGATGTAATGAGTATTTGACTTCAAACACAGTGCACATATCAGCTAAATAAGGGAAAACATCTTGTAATGTTAGATGGGAAAGCTTACGCGAAAAATTGCTGCAGCTCGAGAGAGCAACATTAGATGCCCCGGAGCTCGACTTTTTCCACTCAGAATGCACCATTGGATTTCATTCATATACATACCATTCAAACCAATTTTTGCATGCTTCTTATATAGTGCAGATGACACTGCAGCTGGAACTAACTTGGGCTCCCCAGAAGCCGAACTTCGCAGTGCTTCAAAGATCTTATGGCAGTCATCACAACAAAACCATTTATCCTCAGGTAGTTCCTGCCACCATATATTTGAGCATCCATTAACAACGAACTGTCAAAAACAGCTCCTTGATGAAAAGTAGTTTAAATGCTTACTTTCAGATCACACATCTCAGACTCACGTAAACAACCAACGTGATATTCCCTCTCACACTAGACAACAAGAGAAAAATGGAgtcataaaacataaaaaggaTATGCCATAGACAAAGTAAATGACCAAGAAATATCAGAATAGATGTCCAAAAGTAAGATGATGAATCAAGTCATACTTGATCACATATTATCACTGTTCGGTCATCAAACTTTGCAGCACTGAAGTCCTGTGACCTAGAAAGCAGAAGACAAGAATCAGTTTATAGAACTATAGAAATTTGCCTAGATAGGCACACGCACTTCAGAACAACTATTGGAGGTATTAAGATACGAAGTTGTGGAATGACGTGGTTGGTTACAGGAATTGCAGCTAAAGAGAGATATCAGACTAGAAAAatgaacttttttttagtagTACATGGATTAATCTAGAATAGATACTTCAGATAAGAATGCTAATAGCAACTGGTTTTTGCCATGACTAACAAGATGCTGAGAAAATTATACATCTCTCCCTATTTGTTGGGAGTCCTCAGGAGCAGAAAATGGCAAGAATCTGAATGCAATCTCGGTAAATAAACTACAAATTCGGTTTCTAGGTTATATGAGGAAGATAATCCGCGAAGAAAAGCTACTTCCTTAAAACAGCTATTCTGACAAAGAACTTGCTATAGTAAACAGAAATAGAATATAACCAACGCAATAAACCTGCAGATCACACAGCCACCGGGCTCGAATTCTGGTGCCTTTACCACTCTCGTTAGTCTAAGGATAATTGGTCTTGATTCCCCAGAAGCTTTTCTACCAGAACCAAGTCTATCCTTGCAATGCGGACAATGCCAATCATTTTCTGGGGGACACTGTAAACCTAAACAATCTGCAACAATTTCGATAAAAGGGATCACAAAACGTGAAACTAACCCACAAGCACAAATTGAGTAcatgaagaaattgaaaaaagggaaaaaggagAAACGAACCAGCATGAAAAGCTCGAGGGCATCCGTTGCATAAAATAAGTTCACCTCCATCTCCGCATACTGCACACATATCATCACTTCCACTAGATGGAAGACTTTGGCCATTTGCGAGCATCAAGGCTATGTCATGAAGTGTTAATCCAGAGGACGTATAGATATTACGGTAGCTGTAAAAGAATAGAAATCATATTTCTGACACCCGATGGCACGTGTAATATACattctaatttttcaaaagcaACTCACGGTTGACGTTTAGCTGCCCATCCAGCATGAGCCTCGAATTGGGAGGGACTAAtctgtttttaaataaaagaatacaTGTGATGTGTTTCTTGAGCTAGATATATTATAACAGATCACATCTAGTAAACAGAAATTCCAAATACACGGATAAATGGACTTACCTCAATGTTACAACAACCACAGACTATGCCATTTCCCTGCTTGTAACCCCCGAGAATCCTCTGTAAacagacaaaaaaaatgtcttaggttatatggtgaaatcAGAAAAAATGAGTAGATCTGAATGAAAGTGCTATACAACCTTTCCTTTGGAGTAATAAGCCAAACTGGTGCCATCTGGCAGTCCATCCGGCAAAAAAAGCAATTTGTGCAAATCATTGTCCCTATTGTACATCAGTCACTCATCAGACCAAGGCCTTGACGTCAGACAAGACCTACAAAGAGCTGTGTACAGAAAATTAGAAAGATGTATGATAATAACAAACTTGCCTTTTTTTGTTGCCACCTTCTGTTGTCTTCTTATGTCCCCAAAAAGAGCCAGAATGTCTTGGCCTgcataaaaaatgatactgAGCACCTGATAAAATTGCGCTAATATGAGAAATAAGAGGCGGCAAAAATAGAACAAACTTCTTGACTGGACGTTTCTGCTCAACTAGTGCCTCTACATAGCCTTGCTGATTAAAGGGTGTTGAACGAGAATAAAGATATGCATCCGGATAAGTGATGTCTTCAGTAGATGGTCTTGCAGAGCTGGAAAATTTCCCATTACAGTGTGAGTGAGAGTATGAatgataaatcaaaatatccaATAAGCACAACAACTTACTTCAAAGAGGTGCATACACATAAAAAAAGATTCtatgaatttttattgaaaaatatgcaGCGCGCATACCTGGTGGTGGAGTGTGACATGCCTAAATACTGGTGTGCGCTATCCCCACAGGCTACATCATGTCCACGTACGAGACTTGCTGCAAAATTTTAGAATGCAAAACATCAGAAACTAAATATTGACAGGGAGGAATTGCAATAAATTATCATCTTTCACATCCAAAACCTTGATCGCACATTTTATGTCTTGCAAGCACtaaagaaaaagtggttgtGTCATAAGCCTGAGAATGCCACCAACTAATTGATTGTCACCCCCCTCTATTTTATagcaatttaaaatataaatcgcTTGACtgatgataaataataacATAGGAGGAGAACAATCTATAAGTAAAATACAGATTTTCTCAGGTGAGATTTGGATGGGTAAGTTGTTAGAAATGGCTTGTCTTAGTCATTTTGAAACATTTGTAACCCTCATTCATAACTGTCATGTAACTCATGATCACCTCTTCCACTTACTCCAGACAAGAAACCTAATATGTGCAATTCCCAACTGTCCCCAAAGTAATGGTCCCCAACCAGATCTAGTCATCAAGCATGAGAGGTGTACTGGTTGCGGACTAAGATGCCAGACTAGATGACATATTCAGTCAACCATCAAATATAAGAGAGAAATGTAGGTGCACTTGCGATAAACTGCCTGGAAATACTCAAGACCTATAATTCTGAAGTATGCACCATTCAAAAGCAATATAAGATGAACTTTCTCGTGTAAAGAACAACAGTCTGTTTCAGTGATATTCAAATAGAAAAGGGAAACTTCATTGGAATTTTACCTTTCCAGAGCTGATAGTACTCCTCATTTAAAGAAGGACCTGCAACAGCTCTTATCACTGTATCTACTGCACTGAGAGGAACAGTTTTCAGTTCTTCAATTATGCTGTAAATCGGCTTCCCATTCTCCAAGTATATGTGATTATTTGGATGGCTTGTCTTGCTACCAGAGTGAAGTTCAAACTCGTATGCACTCACCACATGCTAAAGCGAATTTGCAAAATTAGAACAGACAAAACAACTGATCAAGAGAAACAACTTAACTTGCAAATATGACTTACTTTTGAGAAGTTGCAGATGCAACAACCACACAAAAATCCACCACTTTTTATAATTCCAGGAAGCTCCTTCTAGCAATAAATAGAAACAGAGTTAACGCCACACTGGAATAAAACTGAAGATTAGCATCAAATCTAACAAAGCACAACTACACCAACTACATACCTCACCAGACATAGAAATATACTTGACTCTAGCTCCTTCCAGTATTCCAGTGCACAAAAGCTTCTTAACATTCGAAGGGTAACTATCTGGAATGATTTTCTTAGACATCCTCAGTTCCATGTTGGGAGCACAAGAAGAAGGACTTCTAGGGTGAAGACACTCTCCATCAACCATGCTTGATTTCACTTTTGAGTTCTCTAAAGCAATCATGTCGCCATTGCGAAAGCCATGCATAGATAAACCATCAGCAGTCGACACGGATATTTGATTATCATAAAGGTCTTCATCAAATTTGTCATCAGCCAAGGGCTTAGAAGATAGGTCAGTATCACACTCATCTTTCCGTTTACTGAATTTAAATGTTATCTTTCTAATACCAGTGGGTCTAACATGCTTTGGAATTTCAAGAACCACACGAGCTGTAGAAACTGCTTCCAGTTTACCCTTACTGTGTTCTTCTTCACAAAACTTTCCATCAGTGAAGGAATTCCAGGAACAAGCTGATGTAATCTCTCCACAGCCACCATGTTCCCCACCAAGCACATCGAGAGGTTGACTGCTAATGGTCAGGCTTGAGGTAACCTGTTTTGGAGATGGATTGGGGTCTGAAACTTCAGAATGCAAATCATCATTGGTTGGTTCTTTCACTCGATCGCTGTGATGTATCCCCAAACCAGGATTATTTTGTTCGTCTTTCACTTCATTGCTATTAGAATACAGCTCAACCTTACCATCATCTAACTGTTCCACTGCATGATTCACTGCACAAGGGTCCATCACGATGTCATTCAGTACCCCCCTTGTCTCCGTATCTCCAGCGTTCTGTTCTTCCTTTGCCACGTCTTTCATGCAATGCTCCTTCAATATTTCACTATTATGATATTCCACAGAGGGTTCTAGCTCTGCACTACTTAAAACATCATTTGCACGAACCCCTGCAGAAGGTCCAAATGCAGCATAATTCACAGATTCTCTCAGCTGAATTTCAGAGCATGATTTTGTCTGAGCGCCATTCTTCGCGTGGCTTTCATAAACTAATTCACTGTTATTTGACAACACGTCAACAGAACACGCTAATTCAGTCTCGTCGATCACCCCTTCAGTTACCTGAACGTCATAAAACACAGACTCACTTTCACCATCCATAAACTCAGCAGCCACACAAGGCATCACCCTAGTATCACTGAACGATTCATTTGCTTCTCCCTCCACTCTTGACTTGCCTTCAGCACCATCCCCTGCCGGATGCTGCCCGTTCTCTGAATCAGTCCTCAATCTACTGTTCATTTCAATCGCATTAACAAAACAACAACCATCCAAGCTCCACTCCCCTCTCTCCCATCCACAACTCTAAAAACTCAGTAGCGCAGTCTGCATCACCaattcaaatttatgaaaaaaacaacaacaaaagaCAGACCGCAACGGTGtgaacaaaaaagaaattaaaagcacaAACTATCAAATTTGACGGTATTCGAAAAATACCAATCAAATTCAGCTCCAAATCCACTCAATAACACAAATATTAATAACTACGCATTCATTACGTAATCCAACGTCCGTCAAATCCATACACCCAGCTCAATCGATATAATCTCCGAAATTGCAAATTGTGAAGTGAGTTTAAAGCAACATACGCATGTAAACGGACCTTTTTAATCCAATAAAGCGGGAAATGGAAGTGAAATTCAATCAGTCATCGAAAATAGGAAACTCCGACAGATCTGGTGGCTGCGTCAATTGTCCAATCCGAAACTCCAATTGTAGAACGTCACTATGAGCATAATAGTCGAGAAATCACAGATCTACAATGGAAGGAAGGAGGAGAAATGTTAGGGTTTTGGGTATTGGTTGTGAaattttctgttatttttGAGAAAACTGAAAAGTTGGATTGGCGGTATGGATTTACAGATTTTAGTAGAAGCAGTTGAAGttgataatttattatttattttttatatatggaaaataagTTATTACTTGTCATTTAAGAATTGATGAGAGTGGAAAAGTAGTGGGAGATGAGAGAAATTTGAGGGCacgatttaatttgttatattaTACTCTAGTTTAATACAAAAACTATAGGAAAAAGGTGTAGAATATGAAGTTTGTATATTGATTTCATATGaaatatagatttattataATGGACTGTGAATttcaattatgaaaaataaaatttttaattacgGGCatactgaaatgataaaattaaacagGATATATATCACTAATTTTGTATTCTCCTTTCTCGAAATCATACCTATTTCCATGTAGTGGGGTATAATAGCATTAGTTAaacaatttattcaataaagtgctaaaataaaaatttactattATAATGACCACAACCAAAAAATCCGATGGGGGCCACGCTTTGTGTTTCCACGCGCCACGTGGTTGCTTACGTGATCCAATCTAGAGTTCCGTGTCCGgttttctctccaattttgatttaatccgttgtttccaattttgatttaattttaatctagAGTTCACCGGCAACTTTTCCTACTCCACCTCTcgcacataaaatatgatgtgTGCACCAATTTCTTTGAGCATTTTTCATCCGCATTCTTAGCTAAGAACACGGAAGTAGGTCCGGATCCACTTTTACttcttgtccttagctaagaacACAACACCCatatccgtgctcttagctaaggacaagctcaaggatcccaccattctattattcaatttaaataaaaatattttcacaatattaaattgcattaaaaatttaaaattacataattaaaatctgaaaaaaataaaaattacataattaaaatcttaaaaaataaaaatacataattaaaatcctagaaaataaaaaaatacataattaaaatcctacaaatt
The genomic region above belongs to Salvia hispanica cultivar TCC Black 2014 chromosome 3, UniMelb_Shisp_WGS_1.0, whole genome shotgun sequence and contains:
- the LOC125213925 gene encoding uncharacterized protein LOC125213925 isoform X2, which translates into the protein MNSRLRTDSENGQHPAGDGAEGKSRVEGEANESFSDTRVMPCVAAEFMDGESESVFYDVQVTEGVIDETELACSVDVLSNNSELVYESHAKNGAQTKSCSEIQLRESVNYAAFGPSAGVRANDVLSSAELEPSVEYHNSEILKEHCMKDVAKEEQNAGDTETRGVLNDIVMDPCAVNHAVEQLDDGKVELYSNSNEVKDEQNNPGLGIHHSDRVKEPTNDDLHSEVSDPNPSPKQVTSSLTISSQPLDVLGGEHGGCGEITSACSWNSFTDGKFCEEEHSKGKLEAVSTARVVLEIPKHVRPTGIRKITFKFSKRKDECDTDLSSKPLADDKFDEDLYDNQISVSTADGLSMHGFRNGDMIALENSKVKSSMVDGECLHPRSPSSCAPNMELRMSKKIIPDSYPSNVKKLLCTGILEGARVKYISMSGEELPGIIKSGGFLCGCCICNFSKHVVSAYEFELHSGSKTSHPNNHIYLENGKPIYSIIEELKTVPLSAVDTVIRAVAGPSLNEEYYQLWKASLVRGHDVACGDSAHQYLGMSHSTTSSARPSTEDITYPDAYLYSRSTPFNQQGYVEALVEQKRPVKKPRHSGSFWGHKKTTEGGNKKRDNDLHKLLFLPDGLPDGTSLAYYSKGKRILGGYKQGNGIVCGCCNIEISPSQFEAHAGWAAKRQPYRNIYTSSGLTLHDIALMLANGQSLPSSGSDDMCAVCGDGGELILCNGCPRAFHADCLGLQCPPENDWHCPHCKDRLGSGRKASGESRPIILRLTRVVKAPEFEPGGCVICRSQDFSAAKFDDRTVIICDQCEREYHVGCLRESEMCDLKELPEDKWFCCDDCHKIFEALRSSASGEPKLVPAAVSSALYKKHAKIGLNGMYMNEIQWCILSGKSRAPGHLMLLSRAAAIFRECFDPIVAKSGRDLIPVMVYGRNISGQEFSGMYCVVLIVNSIVVSAALVRIFGKDVAELPLVATDRENQGKGYFQALFSCIEIFLSSMTVKHLVLPAAEEAEPMWLNKLGFTKTSHEKMLKYTRDFQLTIFKGTSLLEKEVQP
- the LOC125213925 gene encoding uncharacterized protein LOC125213925 isoform X1; protein product: MNSRLRTDSENGQHPAGDGAEGKSRVEGEANESFSDTRVMPCVAAEFMDGESESVFYDVQVTEGVIDETELACSVDVLSNNSELVYESHAKNGAQTKSCSEIQLRESVNYAAFGPSAGVRANDVLSSAELEPSVEYHNSEILKEHCMKDVAKEEQNAGDTETRGVLNDIVMDPCAVNHAVEQLDDGKVELYSNSNEVKDEQNNPGLGIHHSDRVKEPTNDDLHSEVSDPNPSPKQVTSSLTISSQPLDVLGGEHGGCGEITSACSWNSFTDGKFCEEEHSKGKLEAVSTARVVLEIPKHVRPTGIRKITFKFSKRKDECDTDLSSKPLADDKFDEDLYDNQISVSTADGLSMHGFRNGDMIALENSKVKSSMVDGECLHPRSPSSCAPNMELRMSKKIIPDSYPSNVKKLLCTGILEGARVKYISMSGEKELPGIIKSGGFLCGCCICNFSKHVVSAYEFELHSGSKTSHPNNHIYLENGKPIYSIIEELKTVPLSAVDTVIRAVAGPSLNEEYYQLWKASLVRGHDVACGDSAHQYLGMSHSTTSSARPSTEDITYPDAYLYSRSTPFNQQGYVEALVEQKRPVKKPRHSGSFWGHKKTTEGGNKKRDNDLHKLLFLPDGLPDGTSLAYYSKGKRILGGYKQGNGIVCGCCNIEISPSQFEAHAGWAAKRQPYRNIYTSSGLTLHDIALMLANGQSLPSSGSDDMCAVCGDGGELILCNGCPRAFHADCLGLQCPPENDWHCPHCKDRLGSGRKASGESRPIILRLTRVVKAPEFEPGGCVICRSQDFSAAKFDDRTVIICDQCEREYHVGCLRESEMCDLKELPEDKWFCCDDCHKIFEALRSSASGEPKLVPAAVSSALYKKHAKIGLNGMYMNEIQWCILSGKSRAPGHLMLLSRAAAIFRECFDPIVAKSGRDLIPVMVYGRNISGQEFSGMYCVVLIVNSIVVSAALVRIFGKDVAELPLVATDRENQGKGYFQALFSCIEIFLSSMTVKHLVLPAAEEAEPMWLNKLGFTKTSHEKMLKYTRDFQLTIFKGTSLLEKEVQP